In one window of Eubalaena glacialis isolate mEubGla1 chromosome 13, mEubGla1.1.hap2.+ XY, whole genome shotgun sequence DNA:
- the TMEM270 gene encoding transmembrane protein 270, with amino-acid sequence MVTWPPPCSICEVTLPLPPGGGVGGTDMEAVPPVRSSLLGTLLVVVKLSALLAQDRAPLYNFLLLKITRFNRWLSGLTQESQGSHPPAKISACPVGRVLQAGLTLIEVPVWLVQRAPRLVWAGVLGCGRASGPAPKRLGAWEQLGLSAATWTDLFLSCLHSLMLSAGLPLLLTWRLCQKAHCCSLGRLPRKALLEIRVVLGTLAPLKRLHWGVESTAALTSWRLAYLVTWTTCLASHLLQAAFARTAQLAQAQEAEPQKASGLLSESPLPEPPAPEAGPVLPEAGTPVE; translated from the exons ATGGTAACTTGGCCCCCACCCTGCAGTATCTGTGAGGTCACCCTGCCTCTCCCACCTGGAGGAGGGGTAGGAGGGACAGACATGGAGGCTGTCCCTCCAGTCAGATCCAGCCTCTTGGGGACTCTGCTGGTGGTGGTGAAGCTCTCCGCACTG ctgGCCCAGGACCGGGCCCCCCTCTACAATTTCCTGCTCCTCAAGATCACCCGCTTTAACCGCTGGCTGTCAGGGCTGACCCAGGAGTCCCAGGGGTCCCACCCACCCGCCAAGATCTCAGCCTGCCCCGTGGGCCGGGTTCTACAGGCTGGGCTGACACTGATAGAAGTCCCAGTATGGCTGGTGCAGCGGGCGCCGAGGCTGGTGTGGGCAGGCGTGCTGGGCTGTGGCCGGGCCTCGGGCCCGGCCCCGAAGCGGCTGGGTGCctgggagcagctgggcctgtctGCGGCCACCTGGACAGACCTGTTCTTGTCATGTCTGCACAGCCTGATGCTGTCTGCCGGGCTGCCGCTACTGCTGACCTGGAGACTATGCCAGAAAGCCCACTGCTGCAGCCTGGGCCGGCTGCCCAggaa ggcTCTGCTGGAGATCCGCGTGGTGCTGGGGACACTGGCGCCGCTGAAGCGTCTGCACTGGGGGGTGGAGAGCACGGCAGCACTCACCTCCTGGCGCCTGGCCTACCTTGTCACCTGGACCACCTGCCTCGCCTCCCACCTGCTGCAGGCTGCCTTTGCGCGCACAGCCCAGCTGGCCCAGGCCCAGGAGGCTGAGCCCCAGAAGGCCTCGGGGCTCTTGTCTGAGTCCCCACTCCCTGAGCCCCCGGCCCCCGAGGCTGGGCCAGTTCTGCCAGAGGCCGGAACTCCTGTAGAATAA